From the genome of SAR324 cluster bacterium:
CTGGGAGGCTATTGATCGAGATGCTCTAATTGAGAAAGTCGCCCCTAACATCAGAGTTGTCGTTACAGAGGGCTGGGCACCAGCAGAATTCCAGGGTAAATTTCCCAATTTGGCATTAATTGCAAGTCATGGAGTGGGCTATGATGGAGTGGATGTTGGAGCAGCTCAAGCAAGAAAGATCGCCGTCACCAACACCCCCGGCGTTTTGGATGATGCTGTTGCAGACCTTACGATTGGATTGTTGATTGCCGTTACTAGAGGAATGGTGGTCGGGGATCAATACGTTCGTAATGGCGAATGGCTCAAAGCCAACATGCCCTTGATGAGCCATTTGCGAGGGAGACAAGCTGGAATTCTAGGTCTGGGTCAAATCGGAATGGCTATCGCGGACCGATTGAAGGCTTTTGGTATTACAATCAACTATCACAACCGTCGGCAGCGACCAGATGTGAGCTACAATTATTTCTCATCTTTGACAGAGATGGCCGAGCAGGTGGACTTCCTGATCTTGAGTTGCGTCGGTGGAGAAGCAACCAAGAAGATTGTCAATCGGCAAGTCCTGGAAAAACTTGGGTCAGATGGTGTGCTGATCAATATTTCACGTGGATCTGTTGTCGATGAAAATGACCTCGTTGCCTGTCTCCAAGAGGGGAAGCTTGGTGGGGCAGGTTTAGATGTATTTGCAAACGAGCCAAAAGTGCCAGAGCCCCTATTAAAGATGCCCCAAGTAGTCTTGCAACCCCATGTTGGTTCTGCAACTGTGCAAACTCGCATCGCCAT
Proteins encoded in this window:
- a CDS encoding 2-hydroxyacid dehydrogenase, yielding MAEEILITSQAFFRHECLADLESRYLIHRLWEAIDRDALIEKVAPNIRVVVTEGWAPAEFQGKFPNLALIASHGVGYDGVDVGAAQARKIAVTNTPGVLDDAVADLTIGLLIAVTRGMVVGDQYVRNGEWLKANMPLMSHLRGRQAGILGLGQIGMAIADRLKAFGITINYHNRRQRPDVSYNYFSSLTEMAEQVDFLILSCVGGEATKKIVNRQVLEKLGSDGVLINISRGSVVDENDLVACLQEGKLGGAGLDVFANEPKVPEPLLKMPQVVLQPHVGSATVQTRIAMGQLVVDNVDAYYENKPPLTPVPTV